A stretch of Anoplolepis gracilipes chromosome 12, ASM4749672v1, whole genome shotgun sequence DNA encodes these proteins:
- the Oamb gene encoding octopamine receptor in mushroom bodies, with protein sequence MRELNATACAALYDGVEWSSLWNVVTLIVLAIVNVMVVIGNVLVILAVYCTSKLRNVTNIFIVSLAVADLMVGVAVLPFSATWEVFKVWIFGDLWCSVWLAVDVWMCTASILNLCAISLDRYLAVTRPVSYPQLMSTKRARLLVAIVWVLSFVICFPPLVGWKDKRSHPTYNMTFPLYSPSNTTTILIPVKPCPWICELTNEASYVVYSALGSFYIPMLVMLFFYWRIYNAAVSTTRAINQGFRTTKASKVLGSRFDEQRLTLRIHRGRGSVHNGSNNGNSRSPDSSSRSSVKREKIKISVSYPSTETLNTKCNTLERTPSRCSQISVHYSNGQTQTQLCPRNTHLKVGGVNRIGSSKKPSRRSSCESQVTGDELSLREMTPSNEEKPRVMKLGKRNIKSQVKRFRMETKAAKTLGIIVGGFIMCWLPFFTMYLVRAFCPNQIHPTVFSVLFWLGYCNSAINPCIYALFSKDFRFAFKRIICCKCSCIQRVTLRRGSDGSQLAMRNERSPSYSVRGAQHGISIDDSDPDPTSEPTHSQSESR encoded by the exons atgcgaGAGCTGAACGCCACCGCATGCGCTGCTTTGTACGACGGCGTCGAGTGGTCAAGCCTGTGGAACGTGGTTACTCTAATCGTTTTGGCGATTGTCAATGTCATGGTGGTGATAGGTAACGTCCTGGTCATATTGGCCGTTTACTGCACCAGCAAGCTGAGAAACGTCACGAATATATTCATCGTGAGCCTGGCTGTTGCCGATCTGATGGTCGGGGTCGCCGTCTTGCCATTCAGCGCGACCTGGGAGGTCTTCaag GTTTGGATATTCGGAGATCTCTGGTGCTCCGTGTGGCTGGCGGTCGACGTTTGGATGTGCACCGCGTCGATATTGAATTTATGCGCCATCAGCTTGGATAGGTACTTGGCTGTGACCAGGCCAGTCAGTTATCCTCAG CTTATGTCAACGAAGCGAGCCAGATTGCTGGTGGCCATCGTTTGGGTTTTGAGCTTTGTCATCTGCTTTCCGCCTCTGGTGGGCTGGAAAGACAAACGG TCGCATCCCACGTACAATATGACGTTCCCTTTGTACAGCCCGTCCAACACCACCACTATACTTATACCGGTGAAGCCGTGTCCATGGATCTGCGAGCTGACCAACGAGGCCAGTTACGTCGTTTACAG CGCCCTAGGCTCCTTCTATATACCGATGCTAGTGATGCTGTTTTTTTATTGGCGGATCTATAACGCCGCCGTTTCCACGACGAGGGCCATTAATCAAGGTTTTCGGACAACGAAGGCCTCGAAAGTGCTCGGCAGCAG GTTCGACGAACAAAGACTGACCTTACGAATACACCGTGGCCGCGGTAGCGTTCACAACGGCAGCAACAACGGCAATTCGAGAAGCCCGGACTCGAGCAGCCGTAGCTCTGTCAAGCGAGAGAAGATCAAAATCTCGGTCTCCTACCCCAGCACCGAAACTCTTAACACAAAGTGCAACACTCTCGAAAGAACGCCATCGAGGTGCTCGCAAATCTCAGTTCATTATAGCAATGGACAAACGCAGACGCAGCTTTGTCCGCGAAATACGCATCTGAAG GTTGGTGGTGTCAATAGGATCGGCAGCAGCAAGAAACCAAGCAGACGAAGCAGCTGCGAGAGTCAGGTAACCGGCGACGAGCTGTCGTTGCGCGAGATGACACCGAGCAACGAGGAGAAACCGCGGGTGATGAAGCTGGGCAAGAGGAACATAAAATCACAA GTGAAGAGGTTCCGCATGGAGACCAAGGCGGCGAAGACCCTGGGCATCATCGTCGGCGGTTTCATCATGTGCTGGCTGCCGTTCTTCACCATGTACCTAGTGCGCGCGTTCTGTCCGAATCAAATCCATCCGACCGTCTTCAGCGTATTATTTTGGCTAGGATATTGTAATTCCGCGATAAACCCCTGCATCTATGCTCTCTTCAGCAAGGACTTCCGCTTCGCTTTCAAGAGAATCATCTGCTGCAAATGTTCCTGCATACAACGCGTCACCCTGCGTCGTGGCAGTGATGGCAGCCAATTGGCGATGAG AAACGAACGAAGTCCAAGTTACTCGGTTCGCGGTGCTCAACACGGGATCTCCATCGACGACTCGGATCCAGATCCGACATCGGAACCGACGCACTCGCAGAGCGAGTCCAGATGA